The genomic region CGCCGCCGCCGCGCCGACGAGGATCGCGTACGCCGCGACGCCGACGGGGGAAAACAGCGGACGCGTCCAGCGAGCGAGCCGATCGACGACGGGCCCGGCGTCGATCGCTCCCAGCCGCAGCGCCAGCAGCGACAACGCCCCGTGCCAGCGAACGGCTCGCCGCCGCTCGGTCTCGCGTCGCTGGAGCTCGGGCCCTTGCCCTGGCCGGTCTCCGACGAGCAATCCCTGCTGGTGCAGCGTTGCGAGGAACTGATGCAACTGGGCGTGCGTCACTCGCCGCGGGGCGAACTCGCGCTCGAACGCCCGCCGCAGCGCGGCCAACGACGTCTCGGTGCGCAACTCCTCGAACAGGAAGCGCTCCTCGGCCGACAACTGCACGGTGGTCAAGGCGAGCGGGTCGCGGACCACGAACGTCGGTTGCCCGGCGAACTCGACGCGCACGATCGTCACGTCCCCGCGCGCCGCAAGCGCGAGCGGTCGATCGGCGGTCGAGAGTGCGAGCGGATGGACAGGCATCGTGCGTGAAGCAAGAAATCAACCTCGCGGCTTTACGCGAGGTTCTAGCTGGCGGAAGGCAGTTCGTTCGTTCAGGACTCGCCGTCGTCGGGGACGACCAGCCGCCCTTGCTGGCCGGGCCTGAGGGCGCCGGCGGGGTTATCCAGTTCGGCCCACACGCGGACCTGCCGGGTGACGGGGTCGATCTCGGGGCTTACGAAATGGAGTCGGCCGCCGTAGCTGCTCTCCGGCGCCGCGGAGCCCGCGTCTCCCGGCACGAACTGCACCGGGGCGCCGACGGCGGCCCGAGCGTCGGCCGCGTCGACGAAGCCCTCGGCCCGCAGTTTGTCGACCGCGATCAGCCGCAGCACGGCGGCGCCCGGCTCGACCCATTCCCCTTGCCGCGCGCGGACCAGCGTCACGACCCCCGCGAACGGGGCCCGCACGGCGTGCAGTTCCAGCTCGCGACGAACGACCGCCAGCGCCGCATCCTTCGCCTGCCAATCGAATTTGGCGAGCCGCAGGTCGTGCTCGGCTTGGCGGCGCTCCAACAGCAGCTTCTCGACGGTGAGCCGCTCGACGTCGAGTTGCGAGCGGCTGATGCTCTTGGCGAACTTGGCGATCGACTCCTCGCTCCGGGCCAGTTCGGCTCGGGC from Pirellulales bacterium harbors:
- a CDS encoding efflux RND transporter periplasmic adaptor subunit; translation: MRSPLLLTLIATTCNLVGGMPSSKAAPPLVVEAVVLRPLAEAEVPARQLGVVQKIAVAEGQRVAAGDLLVQLDAISAALVVERTESERDQARAKAENTLPVDYADKALEVARAELARSEESIAKFAKSISRSQLDVERLTVEKLLLERRQAEHDLRLAKFDWQAKDAALAVVRRELELHAVRAPFAGVVTLVRARQGEWVEPGAAVLRLIAVDKLRAEGFVDAADARAAVGAPVQFVPGDAGSAAPESSYGGRLHFVSPEIDPVTRQVRVWAELDNPAGALRPGQQGRLVVPDDGES